One genomic segment of Naumovozyma castellii chromosome 9, complete genome includes these proteins:
- the MAF1 gene encoding RNA polymerase III-inhibiting protein MAF1 (ancestral locus Anc_3.197) → MKFIDELDIERINQTLSFETNDCKITGGCDIFTTKPVASDKKLYKTIDHHLETLLQENESYKAAVHQQILMEANNNHNNSNTDDNNSNTESPSPFYQTSKDKNSFWEQKRLISLKANMI, encoded by the exons ATGAAGTTTATCGACGAGCTAGACATCGAAAGAATAAACCAAACTTTAAGTTTTGAAACAAACGATTGCAAGATAACCGGTGGTTGTGATATCTTCACCACGAAACCAGTAGCATCAGATAAGAAACTGTACAAGACAATAGACCATCATCTAGAGACTCTTCTgcaagaaaatgaaagttACAAAGCTGCCGTACATcaacaaatattgatggaggctaataataatcataaCAATAGTAATACAGACGATAACAATAGTAATACAGAATCTCCCTCACCATTTTATCAAACATCAAAGGATAAAAACTCATTTTGGGAACAGAAAAGAC TAATCAGTTTGAAGGCGAAtatgatttaa
- the RAD57 gene encoding putative DNA-dependent ATPase RAD57 (ancestral locus Anc_3.198), with amino-acid sequence MDLYDELPQSELLYDPAFTLLLESCEQHQLSVVDFITLNARELSRISQRSITDVYKFQQLLLRELHLQYVNENQPHLLERGSEPKHFTTGDLAIDDILGGGIFTKNITEIFGESSTGKSQFLMQLSLSVQLPLKMGGLGGKCVYITTEGDLPTQRIEGILSSRSEFTESGVSQDNIFTVSCNDLESQEHILNVQLPVLLERNNSAIKLVIIDSISHHMRVELQGGSVKEAQNNRSYVDQTAERLLDLANKFSVAIVVANQVGDKPLQEVINPYQQSILDYEYQLGWLVGWKDSSIMYRQKQSELINNDDILSDDEDSILIESQFQKFLESREPAQPNQGTTESNKPSNTSVNSNQNAKSRSTLTIQKIRKRNIDQRIPNLGLSWANHVSTRILLKKTYKASPLIQRGEIKFYEGSDVAKFWKVKRILKVVFSTFCSSDEITFEIIKRGIEAIT; translated from the coding sequence ATGGATCTATATGACGAATTGCCTCAAAGTGAACTTCTATATGATCCGGCATTTACTCTCCTACTTGAATCCTGTGAACAGCATCAACTTTCAGTAGTGGATTTCATAACTTTAAACGCTAGAGAATTATCACGAATATCACAACGATCCATTACAGATGTATacaaatttcaacaattgCTACTGAGAGAActccatcttcaatatgTTAATGAAAATCAACCTCATCTACTGGAGAGAGGATCAGAACCAAAACATTTTACTACAGGTGATTTAGCCATCGATGATATTTTGGGCGGTGGGATATTTACTAAAAATATTACAGAGATATTTGGCGAGAGTTCAACTGGGAAATCCCAATTTCTTATGCAACTCAGTCTGAGTGTGCAATTGCCGCTCAAGATGGGTGGTCTCGGTGGTAAATGTGTTTATATTACCACCGAAGGTGATCTACCTACTCAGCGAATAGAGGGAATATTATCATCTAGAAGTGAGTTCACAGAATCAGGTGTTTCTCaagataatatttttactGTCAGTTGtaatgatttggaaagtCAAGAACACATCTTGAATGTTCAACTTCCCGTGTTATTAGAGAGGAATAATTCAGCAATAAAATTAGttattattgattcaaTATCACATCATATGCGAGTTGAATTGCAAGGTGGGTCTGTGAAGGAAGCACAAAATAACAGATCTTATGTTGATCAAACAGCAGAAAGATTATTGGATTTAGCTAATAAGTTCTCGGTTGCCATTGTGGTGGCGAACCAAGTGGGAGATAAGCCATTACAAGAAGTTATTAATCCCTATCAGCAAAGCATATTGGATTACGAATATCAATTAGGTTGGCTAGTTGGTTGGAAGGATTCTTCTATTATGTATCGTCAGAAACAGAgtgaattaattaataatgatgatatcctttcagatgatgaagattcCATCTTAATTGAAAGTcagtttcaaaaattcttgGAATCTAGGGAGCCAGCACAACCAAATCAAGGTACTACAGAAAGTAACAAACCTTCAAATACTTCTGTAAACTCTAACCAAAACGCGAAATCGAGATCGACATTAACAATCcagaaaataagaaaacGTAATATTGATCAACGAATACCAAATTTGGGGTTATCATGGGCAAACCATGTTTCAACAAGAATtctcttgaagaaaacGTATAAGGCGTCACCTTTAATCCAACGGGGAGAAATTAAGTTTTATGAAGGGAGTGATGTTGCgaaattttggaaagtCAAAAGGATTTTAAAAGTGGTATTTTCAACGTTTTGCTCCTCAGATGAAATAACATTTGAGATTATCAAGAGAGGTATAGAGGCAATTACATGA
- the RCR2 gene encoding Rcr2p (ancestral locus Anc_3.200), with protein sequence MSPLPQYYKKALAGLYIRDDIVDSNNSDNGFIDSNDDPNSSTWIWGRWILFVIFIAAILILIFSTARVNRRRRAIGQAPIRGTAWMTPPTYRQSERAYNGNGQHAEDYVPEYTETANEQDLGYYDERGEFHFNSKSEYIPPPKLETADNTNSSPSPIQRPENAFTRAPTDIEMDFTRPDHPPPNASGSNDQASSIDFRRPNHPPPTATGSSSCDESSRSDHTGDSSVEEQDVLALPKKAFHR encoded by the coding sequence ATGAGTCCACTACCACAATATTATAAGAAAGCACTAGCAGGACTTTATATCCGTGATGATATCGTTGATTCGAACAATTCTGATAATGGATTCATAGATTCAAACGATGACccaaattcatcaacatGGATATGGGGGAGATGGATCCTCTTCGTCATATTTATCGCTGCTATCCTAAtattaatcttttcaacGGCAAGAGTGAATAGAAGGAGACGAGCTATAGGCCAAGCCCCCATCAGAGGTACAGCATGGATGACTCCTCCGACCTACAGACAGTCGGAAAGGGCTTATAACGGTAACGGTCAACATGCGGAAGATTACGTCCCTGAATATACAGAAACCGCAAACGAGCAAGATTTAGGGTACTATGATGAACGTGGGgaattccatttcaataGTAAGTCAGAATATATTCCTCCTCCAAAACTAGAGACAGCAGATAACACGAATTCCAGCCCCTCACCTATACAAAGACCTGAGAATGCGTTCACAAGAGCCCCAACGGACATAGAAATGGATTTCACAAGGCCAGATCACCCACCTCCAAATGCCTCCGGTTCTAATGATCAAGCATCCAGTATTGATTTCAGAAGACCAAATCATCCACCTCCAACTGCGACAGGATCGTCCAGTTGCGATGAGTCTAGCAGATCCGATCACACAGGCGATTCATCTGTAGAGGAACAAGATGTGCTTGCATTACCTAAGAAGGCCTTCCATCGTTAA
- the COQ1 gene encoding trans-hexaprenyltranstransferase (ancestral locus Anc_3.202), which translates to MLRTATGNARRQTLRLYRYKSSFAVALAAATKLVTPEIFQKNPLSLVSNEMNTLAINIMSLISSGHPTLNRVTSYYFEAEGKKVRPLLVLLLSRALSAIPVEQRNRIAIDEFDFSNDKKLAKIPGIGSLFDLPLNNISPLHVLHGIKPLNDLTKMASSFPEVDFDKERGILPKQRRLAEVVEMIHTASLLHDDVIDHSDTRRGKPSVNSTFTNKMAVLAGDFLLGRATVAISRLRNREVVELMSNSIANLVEGEFMQLKNVAIDNDVSYITDGGKKQLPLPTGKLDLPVHDYSVPILSNNLSHQEKVDLAFEYYLHKTYLKTASLISIALRSTAILSGANHQVIDECYEYGRNIGICFQLIDDLMDFTVSKKDLGKPVGADLELGIATAPVLYAWREDVSLGPMIERNFSQPGDVKKATEAVHKYGGVEKTRKLAEEYRDKALKNLRSVLPESDSRSALEFLTNSILTRRK; encoded by the coding sequence ATGTTGAGGACGGCAACAGGCAATGCTAGAAGACAAACTTTACGACTTTATCGGTACAAGTCCTCATTTGCAGTGGCCTTGGCTGCTGCTACAAAATTGGTAACTCCggaaatatttcaaaagaatcCCCTTTCGTTAGTCTCCAATGAGATGAACACTTTGGCCATCAATATCATGTCACTAATTAGTTCGGGGCACCCAACTTTGAACAGAGTAACaagttattattttgaagcTGAAGGTAAAAAGGTTCGTCCCCTTTTGgtgttgttattatcaAGGGCCCTTTCAGCAATTCCCGTCGAACAAAGAAATAGGATCGCAATTGATGAGTTCGATTTTAGTAATGATAAAAAATTGGCTAAGATTCCAGGAATTGGTAGTCTCTTTGACTTGCCACTGAATAACATATCTCCTTTGCATGTCTTACACGGTATTAAGCCCTTGAATGACTTGACCAAGATGGCTTCTTCATTCCCTGAGGTCGATTTTGATAAAGAGAGAGGTATTTTACCAAAGCAGAGAAGACTAGCCGAGGTTGTAGAGATGATACATACAGCTTCTCTGTTGCATGATGATGTTATTGATCATTCTGACACAAGACGAGGGAAACCTAGTGTGAATAGTACATTCACAAATAAGATGGCCGTTCTAGCAGGTGACTTCCTATTAGGAAGAGCTACAGTGGCAATTTCAAGACTAAGAAACCGAGAAGTTGTTGAATTAATGTCCAATAGTATTGCAAATCTGGTGGAGGGAGAGTTTATgcaattgaagaatgtTGCTATTGACAATGACGTCAGTTATATTACTGATGGAGGTAAGAAGCAACTTCCCTTGCCTACTGGGAAGCTGGACTTGCCAGTCCATGACTATTCTGTTCCCATTCTGTCCAACAATTTATCCCACCAAGAGAAGGTTGATCTTGCCTTTGAATATTATCTACATAAGACATATTTGAAAACTGCATCATTAATATCAATTGCTCTCCGTTCAACGGCTATTCTTTCAGGCGCAAACCATCAGGTTATTGACGAATGTTACGAATACGGTAGAAATATCGGaatttgttttcaattgattgatgaTCTTATGGATTTCACAGTCTCCAAGAAAGATCTAGGGAAACCTGTTGGTGCAGACCTTGAATTAGGAATTGCAACTGCACCTGTCTTGTATGCTTGGAGAGAAGATGTATCGTTAGGTCCAATGattgaaagaaatttctCTCAGCCTGGTGATGTTAAAAAGGCAACTGAAGCTGTACATAAATATGGTGGTGTTGAAAAGACAAGAAAGTTGGCAGAAGAGTACAGAGATAAGGCATTGAAGAACTTGAGAAGCGTACTACCCGAATCAGACTCTCGTTCCGCGTTAGAATTTTTAACTAATAGCATATtgacaagaagaaaatga
- the TWF1 gene encoding twinfilin TWF1 (ancestral locus Anc_3.404) — MSNQSGILADRSLLDTISQSLNEKTGKLVIITARISTDSTKVELDNVFSSVPDLLKTLTTDPLYVFLKDPATTADQYNFISYVPDPAPVRLKMLYASTKNTLVRQIGGNSINKQLLLTEPEEISESVENVNDKVSSTAILTDSERAGLEIAEQQRIMRSSMGNSRGHQLVSQTDGSPTPLTFNVANGKEIKDLLNEFNVISFGINMSNEQVEVTKHAKISKMEDLEITDNQPSYTIVKNGTASFFIYSCPSGSKVRDRMVYASNRTGFVNYLQTNDKLNFAKIIEIGDPDELELSLLSESPEDDKTNAAEGSISTPASHRESKFSRPRGPARKRRD; from the coding sequence ATGTCCAATCAATCAGGGATCTTAGCAGACCGATCCCTTTTGGATACTATCTCGCAATCTCTAAACGAAAAAACTGGAAAGTTAGTGATAATCACAGCAAGGATATCAACGGACTCTACAAAAGTAGAATTGGACAATGTCTTCTCATCTGTGCCTGACCTTTTGAAGACTTTAACCACGGACCCATTGTATGtgtttttgaaagatcCTGCGACAACAGCTGACCAATATAACTTTATTTCCTATGTGCCTGATCCAGCTCCTGTTAGATTAAAGATGTTGTATGCCTCTACAAAAAACACTTTAGTAAGGCAGATTGGGGGGAATTCCATCAACAAACAGCTTCTTTTAACAGAACCAGAAGAAATCTCAGAATCAGTGGAGAACGTCAATGATAAGGTATCTAGCACTGCTATTCTTACTGATTCAGAAAGAGCCGGACTTGAAATTGCAGAACAGCAACGTATAATGAGAAGTTCCATGGGTAACTCCAGAGGTCATCAATTAGTTTCTCAAACCGATGGGAGTCCAACACCATTAACTTTTAATGTGGCAAATGGGAAGGAAATTAAAGATCTcttgaatgaatttaatgTCATTTCCTTTGGCATTAATATGTCGAATGAACAAGTTGAAGTTACGAAACATGCAAAGATATCCAAGATGGAAGATTTGGAGATAACTGATAATCAACCAAGTTATACCATTGTGAAAAATGGTACAGCAAGTTTTTTCATATATAGTTGCCCATCTGGAAGTAAAGTCAGGGATAGAATGGTATATGCCTCTAATAGGACTGGGTTTGTCAATTATTTACAAACTAATGATAAGTTGAACTTCGcaaagattattgaaattggtgaTCCGGATGAGTTGGAATTATCCTTATTATCAGAATCTCCCGAGGATGATAAAACCAACGCAGCTGAAGGTTCCATTTCTACACCTGCTTCGCATAGAGAATCGAAATTCAGTAGACCAAGGGGCCCAGCTAGGAAAAGGAgagattga
- the NCAS0I01990 gene encoding uncharacterized protein (ancestral locus Anc_3.403), with product MMSKENTTPLPNTSKKGSVQKSKSLKAKSSARKGGKGRNYQAAKSFQLVNGIITKDDIVPLCKSKTVQKTDEKSSEVPYEIIDSINASIACNIRYNKDEKNVEDTSVMDYARSNSNDTLFSSMEDNISITSFYDDVEKISFFQSTSDFPTYYNTTRKPIDEKEETTLNTLKDVHHNNGCIRLNNHHTIQNDKMEGVVTPNDAKNGLVLSQDYLSDIIDESLLHFSQETFNMDDQYGTDVKKVTYRNAEGNFTLKPREKGYIPVDSDYEEEGIEIADELFAQENSALRRESGIREMVSTGAGIDDFML from the coding sequence ATGATGTCGAAAGAAAATACCACTCCACTTCCAAACACCTCGAAGAAGGGGTCAGTGCAGAAAAGTAAATCTTTGAAGGCAAAATCCTCCGCAAGGAAGGGAGGTAAAGGACGTAACTACCAGGCTGCCAAGTCGTTCCAACTAGTTAATGGGATTATAACTAAGGATGACATAGTGCCACTATGCAAGAGTAAGACAGTTCAGAAGACAGATGAGAAGAGTTCTGAGGTTCCATACGAAATAATCGATAGCATAAACGCATCTATTGCATGCAACATAAGATACAACAAGGATGAAAAGAACGTGGAAGATACTTCTGTTATGGATTATGCTCGCTCCAATAGCAATGATACATTGTTTTCCTCGATGGAAGACAATATTTCTATAACTTCTTTCTACGATGATGTGGAGAAGATTTccttttttcaatcaaCATCTGATTTCCCTACATATTACAACACTACTAGGAAACCTATCgatgaaaaagaagagaCGACACTAAACACGTTGAAAGATGTACATCATAACAATGGCTGCATAAGGCTAAATAATCACCACACAATTCAAAATGACAAAATGGAGGGCGTTGTGACACCAAATGACGCAAAAAATGGTCTAGTCTTATCGCAAGATTATCTCTCGgatattattgatgaaagtTTGCTACATTTTAGTCAGGAGACGTTCAATATGGACGATCAATATGGTACAGATGTGAAAAAAGTGACTTATAGGAACGCCGAGGGTAACTTCACTTTGAAACCAAGGGAGAAAGGCTATATACCTGTAGATAGTGACtatgaagaagaaggtatTGAAATAGCCGACGAGTTATTTGCACAAGAAAACAGCGCTTTAAGAAGAGAAAGTGGAATACGAGAAATGGTTTCCACTGGTGCAGGAATAGATGATTTTATGTTATAG